A stretch of Coturnix japonica isolate 7356 chromosome 11, Coturnix japonica 2.1, whole genome shotgun sequence DNA encodes these proteins:
- the KIAA0513 gene encoding uncharacterized protein KIAA0513 homolog isoform X1, protein MEAPPDVPVGNLIDFSTEAPTHAPSEPSPPAEPSDNGHLEEVTAEESDATESADSENDMGESPAHWGHRRSSSAESFSSNHSTGSARDEAAAERRDFVRHYVEKIFTGGEDLEQEEKARFGELCSGEDGKGREWFARYVSAQRCNSKCVSEQTFYRLMQSFALVLFECHQMDDFSPAKNLMTMCFTYYYIGKTHALPLEAKEKPTGSIDSYLKSANSWLAEKKDIAERLLKNTSAKTENVKGFFGGLETKLKGPAAKKSDEGEDKAKEKLKKTVSMQSPEEEKKGEKIYLYMHLKQQPIWHNLRFWNAAFFDAVHCERRKRSPTTRGNVGEEEEKREKWCHMTQEERDDSLRFNENITFGQLGTFIHNMLAFGLTKKLCSDFLKKQATIGNLDEEQYKLLSDHIEQMATE, encoded by the exons ATGGAGGCCCCCCCAGATGTGCCCGTTGGGAACCTCATCGACTTCAGCACCGAAGCTCCCACCCACGCCCCCTCAGAGCCCTCTCCTCCAGCCGAACCCAGTGACAACGGGCACCTggaggaggtgacagcagaggagaGTGATGCCACTGAGTCTGCAGACAGCGAGAACGACATGGGTGAATCCCCTGCACACTGGGGCCACCGCCGCTCCTCCTCGGCCGAATCCTTCTCCTCCAACCACAGCACTGGGTCAGCCAGGGATGAGGCAGCAGCTGAACGCAGGGACTTTGTGCGGCACTACGTGGAGAAGATCTTCACTGGGGG AGAGGAtctggagcaggaggagaaggcGAGGTTTGGGGAGCTGTGCAGCGGTGAGGACGGGAAGGGCAGAGAGTGGTTCGCCAGATACGTGAGCGCACAG CGCTGCAACTCCAAGTGTGTGTCGGAGCAGACCTTCTACCGCCTGATGCAGTCCTTCGCCCTGGTGCTGTTTGA GTGTCACCAGATGGATGACTTCAGCCCTGCCAAGAACCTCATGACCATGTGTTTCACGTACTACTACATCG GGAAGACCCACGCGCTGCCCTTGGAAGCCAAGGAGAAGCCCACGGGCAGCATTGACTCATACCTGAAGTCGGCCAACAGCTGGTTGGCAGAGAAGAAGGACATTGCAGAGAGGCTGCTGAAAAACACATCAGCCAAGACAGAGAATGTCAAGGGCTTCTTCGGGGGCCTGGAGACCAAACTGAAGGGTCCTGCAGCCAAAAAGAGCGA CGAAGGTGAGgacaaagcaaaggagaagctgaagaagaCGG TTTCCATGCAGAGcccagaggaggagaagaaaggagagaagatcTACCTGTACATGCACCTGAAGCAGCAGCCCATCTG gcACAACCTGCGCTTCTGGAACGCCGCCTTCTTCGACGCAGTGCACTGCGAGCGCAGGAAGCGCTCCCCCACCACCAG AGGGAACGttggggaggaagaggagaagag GGAGAAGTGGTGCCATATGACACAGGAGGAGCGAGACGACAGCCTGCGCTTCAATGAGAACATCACCTTCGGGCAGCTGGG CACCTTCATCCACAACATGTTGGCGTTTGGCCTCACCAAGAAGCTCTGCAGCGACTTCCTCAAGAAACAGGCGACCATTGGCAATTTGGATGaag AGCAATACAAACTGCTCAGCGACCACATTGAGCAGATGGCCACCGAGTAG
- the KIAA0513 gene encoding uncharacterized protein KIAA0513 homolog isoform X2: MEAPPDVPVGNLIDFSTEAPTHAPSEPSPPAEPSDNGHLEEVTAEESDATESADSENDMGESPAHWGHRRSSSAESFSSNHSTGSARDEAAAERRDFVRHYVEKIFTGGEDLEQEEKARFGELCSGEDGKGREWFARYVSAQRCNSKCVSEQTFYRLMQSFALVLFECHQMDDFSPAKNLMTMCFTYYYIGKTHALPLEAKEKPTGSIDSYLKSANSWLAEKKDIAERLLKNTSAKTENVKGFFGGLETKLKGPAAKKSDEGEDKAKEKLKKTVSMQSPEEEKKGEKIYLYMHLKQQPIWHNLRFWNAAFFDAVHCERRKRSPTTREKWCHMTQEERDDSLRFNENITFGQLGTFIHNMLAFGLTKKLCSDFLKKQATIGNLDEEQYKLLSDHIEQMATE, from the exons ATGGAGGCCCCCCCAGATGTGCCCGTTGGGAACCTCATCGACTTCAGCACCGAAGCTCCCACCCACGCCCCCTCAGAGCCCTCTCCTCCAGCCGAACCCAGTGACAACGGGCACCTggaggaggtgacagcagaggagaGTGATGCCACTGAGTCTGCAGACAGCGAGAACGACATGGGTGAATCCCCTGCACACTGGGGCCACCGCCGCTCCTCCTCGGCCGAATCCTTCTCCTCCAACCACAGCACTGGGTCAGCCAGGGATGAGGCAGCAGCTGAACGCAGGGACTTTGTGCGGCACTACGTGGAGAAGATCTTCACTGGGGG AGAGGAtctggagcaggaggagaaggcGAGGTTTGGGGAGCTGTGCAGCGGTGAGGACGGGAAGGGCAGAGAGTGGTTCGCCAGATACGTGAGCGCACAG CGCTGCAACTCCAAGTGTGTGTCGGAGCAGACCTTCTACCGCCTGATGCAGTCCTTCGCCCTGGTGCTGTTTGA GTGTCACCAGATGGATGACTTCAGCCCTGCCAAGAACCTCATGACCATGTGTTTCACGTACTACTACATCG GGAAGACCCACGCGCTGCCCTTGGAAGCCAAGGAGAAGCCCACGGGCAGCATTGACTCATACCTGAAGTCGGCCAACAGCTGGTTGGCAGAGAAGAAGGACATTGCAGAGAGGCTGCTGAAAAACACATCAGCCAAGACAGAGAATGTCAAGGGCTTCTTCGGGGGCCTGGAGACCAAACTGAAGGGTCCTGCAGCCAAAAAGAGCGA CGAAGGTGAGgacaaagcaaaggagaagctgaagaagaCGG TTTCCATGCAGAGcccagaggaggagaagaaaggagagaagatcTACCTGTACATGCACCTGAAGCAGCAGCCCATCTG gcACAACCTGCGCTTCTGGAACGCCGCCTTCTTCGACGCAGTGCACTGCGAGCGCAGGAAGCGCTCCCCCACCACCAG GGAGAAGTGGTGCCATATGACACAGGAGGAGCGAGACGACAGCCTGCGCTTCAATGAGAACATCACCTTCGGGCAGCTGGG CACCTTCATCCACAACATGTTGGCGTTTGGCCTCACCAAGAAGCTCTGCAGCGACTTCCTCAAGAAACAGGCGACCATTGGCAATTTGGATGaag AGCAATACAAACTGCTCAGCGACCACATTGAGCAGATGGCCACCGAGTAG